In Leisingera methylohalidivorans DSM 14336, a single genomic region encodes these proteins:
- a CDS encoding glycosyltransferase family 2 protein encodes MPSSDPGNCDGKILEREFSALSLAGNNLLDAVELRAPSGRIARLFFKSGTSRAGLGIASLAERTVLHNYGGAPVLEAEIAGGPGAVTVSAEGALYNVPLHPEETELFAGLNVVAAVRNGETARSTAEWLQFHVTQHGLQGAVILDRAQPQDSRHFIGELQALAGSITGLKQVVVVHSKLPLGKDGLPEEAHPFNVPGAPGKDRMDIPPADPWQAPLGEFLIYEILRARFLGRARAVANIDLFDLLAPGDGPNIFDRAVAAPAGILRLGGVQAYPWRVRKGEQACFADHICTQFDAAGLRPRWCLAPAKAGDSCIWRLVRVVGAEPDPTDDLRFYRCMALRHPTDTVSKIVPKASLVETPELLSLATGYFNAKPVRIPEERAVKRAGGTPKTTIVTTMKNEGPFILEWLAYHRAIGVDDFLVYTNDCTDGTDTMLQLLQDKGIVQHRENPFRNTDLKPQHAALQAAEEEPVIREADWLVCMDVDEFINIKCGEGRLSDLFQAVGDANMIAMTWRLFGNNDVREFTGDLITREFTRCAFEVTRKPHQAWGFKTLFRNTGIFKKLGVHRPKGLKPQLWEDIRWVNGSGQDMPREMFRNGWRSSTSTYGYDLVQLNHYAVRSAESFLVKRDRGRVNHVDRDQGLSYWFRMNNNAEEERSIQRMIPALEAEMARLLADPDIAAAHEYASRKHREKIEELKGRDDMLALFRELTGEKLCKLSRMHAHFGANVFLSGPGVIPDKIAENEPGSDFWFTVERSETNH; translated from the coding sequence GGAAGCCGAGATTGCAGGTGGCCCCGGCGCGGTTACCGTCTCCGCAGAAGGCGCGCTTTACAATGTGCCGCTTCACCCGGAGGAGACGGAGCTGTTTGCAGGGCTCAATGTGGTGGCCGCGGTCCGCAATGGCGAAACAGCCCGATCTACTGCCGAATGGCTGCAGTTCCACGTAACGCAGCATGGGCTGCAGGGGGCTGTCATCCTTGACCGGGCGCAACCGCAGGACAGCCGTCACTTTATAGGGGAGCTGCAAGCGCTTGCAGGTTCCATCACGGGGCTGAAGCAGGTCGTGGTGGTGCATTCCAAACTGCCCTTGGGCAAGGATGGCCTTCCGGAGGAGGCGCATCCTTTTAATGTGCCGGGCGCGCCGGGCAAGGACCGGATGGACATCCCGCCAGCGGATCCCTGGCAGGCGCCGCTGGGCGAATTCCTGATTTACGAAATCCTGCGCGCCCGCTTCCTTGGCCGCGCGCGGGCGGTGGCCAATATCGATCTGTTTGATCTTTTGGCGCCCGGTGATGGGCCGAATATCTTTGACCGGGCCGTCGCCGCGCCGGCGGGCATTCTGCGTCTTGGCGGGGTGCAGGCCTACCCCTGGCGGGTGCGCAAGGGGGAGCAGGCGTGTTTTGCGGATCACATCTGCACGCAGTTCGATGCCGCCGGGCTGCGGCCGCGCTGGTGCCTCGCGCCAGCCAAAGCCGGGGACAGCTGCATCTGGCGGCTTGTCCGGGTGGTCGGGGCCGAGCCCGATCCAACGGACGATCTGCGGTTCTACCGCTGCATGGCCCTGCGGCACCCCACCGACACTGTGTCCAAGATTGTGCCGAAGGCCAGCCTGGTGGAAACGCCCGAGCTGCTGTCGCTGGCGACGGGCTATTTCAACGCCAAGCCTGTGCGCATTCCCGAGGAGCGGGCCGTTAAGCGGGCCGGCGGCACTCCCAAGACCACCATTGTCACCACGATGAAAAACGAAGGGCCGTTCATTCTGGAATGGCTGGCCTATCACCGCGCAATCGGCGTGGATGATTTTCTCGTCTACACCAACGACTGCACCGATGGCACCGATACGATGCTGCAGCTGCTGCAGGATAAGGGGATCGTCCAGCACCGCGAAAACCCGTTCCGCAACACGGATCTGAAGCCGCAGCACGCGGCATTGCAAGCGGCGGAGGAGGAGCCGGTGATCCGTGAGGCGGACTGGCTGGTCTGCATGGATGTGGATGAGTTCATTAACATCAAATGCGGTGAGGGACGGTTGTCCGACCTGTTTCAGGCCGTGGGCGATGCCAACATGATCGCAATGACCTGGCGGCTGTTCGGCAACAATGATGTGCGCGAATTCACCGGCGATCTGATCACCAGGGAGTTCACCCGCTGCGCCTTTGAGGTGACCCGCAAGCCGCACCAGGCCTGGGGCTTCAAGACCCTGTTCCGCAACACCGGGATCTTCAAGAAGCTGGGCGTTCACCGGCCCAAGGGACTGAAGCCGCAGCTGTGGGAGGATATCCGCTGGGTCAACGGCTCCGGCCAGGACATGCCGCGTGAGATGTTCCGCAACGGCTGGCGCTCCTCGACGAGCACCTATGGCTATGACCTGGTGCAGCTCAACCATTACGCCGTGCGCAGCGCCGAAAGTTTTCTGGTCAAGCGCGACCGGGGCCGGGTGAACCATGTGGATCGCGATCAGGGGCTGTCCTATTGGTTCCGGATGAACAACAACGCCGAGGAAGAGCGCTCGATCCAGCGCATGATCCCGGCGCTGGAGGCAGAGATGGCCCGGCTGCTGGCAGACCCGGATATCGCTGCAGCGCATGAATACGCCAGCCGCAAACACCGCGAGAAAATAGAGGAGTTGAAGGGGCGGGACGACATGCTGGCGCTGTTCCGGGAGCTGACAGGCGAGAAACTGTGCAAACTGTCGCGCATGCATGCGCATTTCGGTGCCAATGTGTTCCTCAGCGGTCCCGGCGTGATCCCGGACAAGATCGCTGAAAACGAGCCCGGCAGCGATTTCTGGTTCACGGTGGAGCGCAGCGAAACCAACCATTGA
- a CDS encoding class I SAM-dependent methyltransferase, producing MALPAIASLWVGPELSWLEQLCLQSFLDHGHEVVLFTYDAVKGVPGGVKVADANEILPADRIIRHARTGSPAYHADVFRLHLLRKTNYIWADTDAYCCQPWDIKGKHFHGWISDDKPMVNNGVLRLPKTSKTLAAMLRFTSDEYPIPPWYSAEKQAELQALKDSRQGVHVSLLPWGVWGPDALTWFLQETGEVKHSRPGHVIYPVPFKRAGVVLNPNRVDQARGHIRSDTLSIHFWGRRFRNIAAKYGGGAAEGCYVHDLLVQHGIDPEKTRHLLQPVPEPEDKPVETIDPAALDYSMFSDQDVANILLQRSELASSGQTIKDWMAGDGELLLADARSQRERILHESIRIAERECAFFLKATDPIAPERAADIGCGYAFASLLLHRRYGCEIVLIDIEEGNGRHFGFEGEGAGYTSLETARAFLEKNGVPAGKITTLNPKTEDTAPLGAFDLVISLASCGFHYPVGTYQDLFSNQISSGGGIVLDIRKGTGGIGAMKSFGTVKVLAKHGKYSTVLTRAGQEP from the coding sequence ATGGCACTTCCGGCCATCGCGTCACTATGGGTGGGCCCAGAACTCAGCTGGCTGGAACAGCTTTGCCTTCAGTCCTTTCTGGATCATGGCCACGAGGTGGTGCTGTTCACCTATGACGCGGTCAAGGGCGTGCCCGGCGGGGTGAAAGTGGCGGATGCCAATGAAATCCTGCCCGCTGACCGCATCATCCGCCACGCCCGCACCGGCAGCCCGGCCTATCATGCCGATGTCTTCCGCCTGCATTTGCTGCGCAAGACCAACTACATCTGGGCCGATACCGATGCCTATTGCTGCCAGCCCTGGGATATAAAGGGCAAGCATTTCCATGGCTGGATCTCCGACGACAAGCCGATGGTCAACAATGGGGTTCTGCGGCTGCCAAAGACCTCCAAGACCCTTGCGGCGATGCTGCGCTTCACCAGCGATGAATACCCCATTCCGCCCTGGTACAGCGCTGAAAAACAGGCCGAATTGCAGGCGCTTAAGGACAGCCGGCAGGGCGTTCATGTCTCGCTTCTGCCTTGGGGTGTCTGGGGGCCGGATGCGCTTACCTGGTTCCTGCAGGAAACCGGCGAGGTCAAACATTCCCGGCCCGGCCATGTGATTTACCCTGTGCCGTTCAAGCGGGCCGGGGTGGTGCTGAACCCGAACCGCGTGGACCAGGCGCGCGGTCATATCCGCAGCGATACGCTGTCGATCCACTTCTGGGGCCGCCGCTTCCGCAATATCGCGGCCAAATACGGGGGGGGGGCCGCGGAGGGCTGCTATGTCCATGACCTGCTGGTCCAGCATGGGATCGACCCGGAGAAAACCCGCCACCTGCTGCAGCCGGTCCCGGAACCGGAAGACAAACCCGTGGAGACGATCGACCCGGCGGCACTGGATTATTCCATGTTCAGCGATCAGGACGTCGCCAATATCCTGCTGCAGCGGTCAGAACTGGCAAGTTCAGGACAGACCATCAAGGACTGGATGGCGGGTGACGGGGAGTTGTTGCTGGCGGACGCCCGGTCGCAGCGGGAGCGCATCCTGCATGAATCGATCCGGATCGCGGAACGGGAATGCGCATTCTTTCTGAAGGCCACTGATCCCATTGCGCCCGAACGCGCCGCGGACATCGGCTGCGGGTATGCCTTTGCCAGCCTGCTGCTGCACCGCCGGTACGGCTGCGAAATCGTGCTGATCGATATCGAAGAAGGCAACGGCCGCCACTTCGGTTTTGAAGGCGAAGGCGCGGGTTACACCAGCCTGGAAACCGCCCGCGCGTTTCTGGAAAAGAACGGCGTGCCGGCCGGAAAGATCACCACCCTTAATCCCAAAACCGAAGACACTGCGCCGCTTGGCGCCTTCGACTTGGTGATCAGCCTGGCGTCTTGCGGGTTCCATTATCCCGTCGGTACCTATCAGGATCTGTTCAGCAACCAGATCAGCAGCGGCGGCGGTATTGTTCTGGACATTCGCAAGGGAACCGGCGGTATTGGCGCCATGAAAAGTTTCGGGACCGTCAAAGTGCTGGCCAAACACGGTAAATATTCCACGGTTCTGACCCGTGCCGGACAGGAGCCGTGA